In a genomic window of Lycium ferocissimum isolate CSIRO_LF1 chromosome 9, AGI_CSIRO_Lferr_CH_V1, whole genome shotgun sequence:
- the LOC132029501 gene encoding LOW QUALITY PROTEIN: UDP-glycosyltransferase 74F2-like (The sequence of the model RefSeq protein was modified relative to this genomic sequence to represent the inferred CDS: deleted 1 base in 1 codon) — protein MEVMKNKKYGPHILALPYPSQGHINPMLQFCKRLVSKGLKTTLAITNFISNSMRPISGTVGIDAVSDGFDEGGYAEAESVAAYLECFEKIGSKTLADLIKKYEKTEFPITCIVYDAFMPWALDVAKEHGLIGAAFFSQACAVNYIYYYVHHGKLMLPISSTPVKIPGLPELELRDMPSFIYVHGTYPAYFKMVLNQFTNVDKADYVFVNSFYKLEAEVADTMSKITALSTIGPMLPSFYMDNRVENDIEYDLNLFQVDASTINWLNTKPEGSVVYAAFGSMSTFDEKQMEEISWGLKATTSYFLWVVRTCDEEKIPKKFIEEIPSEKGLIIKWSPQLQVLSNKAIGCFFSHGGWNSTVEALSLGVPMVVMPLWTDQTTNAKFVQDVWSVGMRVKVNDKGIVGREEIEECVRTVLQGDKGKEMKKNALKWKDLAKEAVDVGGTSDKNIEEFVSKCIRQFDDE, from the exons atggaggtgatgaaaaacaaaaagtatGGACCTCATATTTTGGCACTTCCTTATCCAAGCCAAGGCCACATAAACCCTATGCTTCAATTCTGCAAACGTTTAGTCTCCAAAGGTCTAAAAACAACTTTAGCCATTACAAACTTCATTTCCAATTCCATGCGTCCAATTTCGGGTACCGTCGGTATCGACGCGGTTTCTGATGGCTTCGATGAAGGCGGCTACGCTGAAGCTGAGAGCGTAGCCGCCTACCTCGAATGCTTTGAGAAAATCGGCTCAAAAACCCTAGCCGATCTTATCAAGAAATACGAAAAGACTGAGTTTCCTATAACTTGCATCGTTTATGATGCGTTCATGCCATGGGCTTTAGATGTAGCTAAAGAACATGGCTTAATTGGAGCT GCTTTTTTTTCTCAAGCATGTGCTGTGAACTATATATACTATTATGTTCATCATGGAAAATTGATGTTGCCAATTTCTTCAACTCCTGTGAAGATTCCGGGATTGCCGGAGCTCGAACTTCGAGATATGCCTTCGTTCATTTACGTACATGGCACATATCCAGCCTATTTTAAGATGGTATTGAATCAGTTTACGAATGTGGACAAAGCTGATTATGTATTTGTGAACTCATTCTACAAGTTGGAAGCAGAG GTGGCAGACACAATGTCAAAAATCACTGCATTATCGACCATAGGGCCAATGTTGCCGTCTTTCTATATGGACAATAGAGTTGAAAATGACATTGAATATGATCTCAATCTATTCCAAGTGGATGCTTCTACAATCAACTGGCTAAATACCAAACCAGAAGGATCTGTTGTTTATGCAGCTTTTGGTAGTATGTCCACATTTGATGAGAAACAAATGGAAGAAATTTCTTGGGGATTAAAAGCAACAACTAGCTACTTTTTGTGGGTTGTTAGGACTTGTGATGAAGAAAAAATTCCGAAAAAATTCATTGAGGAAATTCCTTCAGAGAAAGGATTAATAATAAAGTGGAGTCCACAATTACAAGTGTTATCTAATAAGGCAATTGGGTGTTTTTTCTCACATGGTGGTTGGAATTCAACAGTTGAAGCATTGAGTCTCGGAGTGCCAATGGTGGTAATGCCACTATGGACTGATCAAACAACAAATGCAAAATTTGTACAAGATGTTTGGAGTGTAGGGATGAGAGTTAAAGTTAATGACAAAGGGATtgttggaagagaagaaattgAGGAATGTGTAAGGACAGTGTTACAAGGAGATAAAgggaaagaaatgaagaaaaatgcaCTCAAATGGAAGGATTTAGCTAAGGAAGCTGTTGACGTAGGTGGAACGTCTGataaaaatattgaagaatTTGTATCAAAATGTATTAGACAATTTGATGATGAGTGA